TTTTTCCATGCCCCTCACCTTCACAGCTCTTGCCGTCGCCCAGGAGGACGTAGCCCTGGGGGCAGGCGCAGCGGTAGGAGCCAGGAAGGTTGACGCAGGCGTGGGCACAGAGCCGGGGACCCCCCTCCCGCTTGTACACCTCACACTCGTTGAGGTCTGTGGAGAGAGACCCAGGGGAGCAGGTGTCGGGCTGAGACCactccccacagcccagccctctgCCCCTGCACCCCCCTCCCCGGCACGGCTCACCCTGGCAGAGGCCGTTGGCAGCTGTGCCGCTCATGTGGAAGCCGGGGTcgcagctgcagtgctgggtccgGTCGATTTGGGCGCAACGGGGCTGGCGGCTGAACGCTGGGTCATCCGTGACACTCCAGGCcgggggagctggggggagcaggggagaagaCATGATGGGATGGGATTTGAAACGAGGTGAGGTGACAAAACGCACCCGGAGGGTGGTGGGTCACCCACCCATCTGTGCCTGGTACTGGCAGGTGGCTCCGGTCcactgctggggacagaggCACTTGTACTGGTTCAGCCCCTCCAGGCATGTCCCACCAttctggcaggggctgctcgaGCACTCGCTGatctctgcaaaaaaaaaatcaaacaacacaAGTGGCCACATTTCACAGGTGCCCCATCCTTGAAAGTGTTCAAGATCAgtctggatggggcttggagcaatccggtctagtgggaggtgtccctccccATGGCAGGGGATTGGGAttggatgacctttaaggtcccttcccactcaagccgttccatgattctatgattttatttggGGAAGTGAGCCACAGGAGCACTGCATGCACATGGGTGCTTTGGTACCCCATGGGCACATCGTAACCAAGGATTTGGCTGAACTCGAGACACCAGTGGTGGCACTGCCATGATTTGCCACAATGCAGGGAGCCACCATAGCATCAGTGCCTTTCCCTTCTCGCTTCTGCCACTGCAATTTCCAGCTTTCCTTCAGGATGAGAAGCCTTGAATGACCAATGGTGCGAGCCATAGCATCCCTGGCTGTCTGGGATTCAGGGACAAGCTGTGATACCTCCATGTTTGGTGAAACCCCAACAGAGTCCTCCCTGCCATGTTTAAATAAACCCAAATGACACCCTGGGGTGCAAAGTGGGCAGCCCGGAGCTGTACCTGTGCAGTGGGGCTCCTGTCCACTCCAGCTGCCATTGGCCTGGCACGTCCgggtgctggagcccaggagcTGGAAACCCGGGTTGCAGGTGAAGTGAACTTCGTGCTCCACCAAATACTTGGTGCCAAACTTCTTCCCATCCACTGGGGcttgcagggcagggcaggaggctgcaAGAGCATGGCGGGGAGGGAGTCAATGTCCAGGGGAGTGCTTTGAGGGAGCATTGGCTTATCTTTCCTGTCCCCAGCTCTACTGCAGTTCACCCAGTTCCTCCAAGACCTTCTCTTCAACTTATTTTCCTCAAATACTGGGCAGCTGAGGTTAGCTGGTAACATCCAGCCCCACAGTGGGACTGAGAATCACCAGCAAGGTGTTTGGTGGCATTTTTGCCAtccctctcctgctcttttGCTGGAGACACGGTTTTACAGCCCCACTTGCCTCCAGTGCCTTGCCAGGAGCTCTCTGCTTCACAGCTAAAGGCTTTTGAGCCTCTTCATGTCTCACCAGTCTGGAAATGTGATGGAATTCACAGGCACAAATTGTCAATATGGATACAGGTATCTCTACCCAAGGAGATGCCCAAACCTCTACCCGTCTCAGCCTTGAGCACCCCCACCTGCCCATCCCAGCATCTTCCAAGGCCCTAGAAACAGCCAGTGGGACCCAGGGAGGACTCACCGGCTGGCAGCTCAGGGGTGGCTTTGGCCAGGGAGGCGTGCAGGGTGCTCAGGCGGCTCTTCATCAGGCGCAGGCCCTCAGTGAAGCGTGTCTCCTGCCCCTTCACCAGCTGCTGCATCTGCCGGATggtggccaggagctgctgcctgctgaggCAGCTCTGTCAGGACAGGGTGGATACTCAGAGAGGGGACAATGGCTCCAGTCCCCACGCCAGCTAGGACCCAACCTGTTGCTTGGAAGTGGGAATGCTCatgcaggagctctgcagcatcAAAGGTCCCCTGAGATAACCTGATTTTCTACTTTTCCCACCCATTTACACAGAGGCAGGAGGTTTTTTAGCCCCTTCAAGAAGTCCTCAGCTCAGACGTCCTGTCCTACATCTCAGTGGGTGACACGGCACTGCAAGCAGGGCTGCAATCACTTTGTTAGCCCTGGGAGAGATGCCATAACTCGTGTTCCATCCTGCTGCAGCTACAGCCCTGTCCCACTTCCACATTacaaaacaggaggaaaacagcagtCTTGTGAGTTCTGCTGGGGCCAGGAACACTGGTGGGACTCCTGCCTGCAAACCAGTGGCTACCACGGGGGTGACTCACGCAGGACACCAGCATCATTATTATAGGTTTCCTGCAGAACTTACTTAAAAACGAGGAAAAAGAGCAGGAGCTAAGCAAAGCCAAGATGGTTTTAGAGCTCAGAGATTCACGGAGTGCACAgagggggcagggagagcaCACAGGCTCTGAGGGCAAATGGGGGccgagcagagctgctgggcaccAGCCCAACTGGCCCAAGGGATTTGCTTTTCCCCCAGCCTCACTGTGCAGGGATGAAGTTCTTCTCTTTCCCGAGGGcttacaaagaagaaagaaaagccaccCCCAAACCGTGTGCTGTCCTCAGGgaggttttggggggggggtcacGGGTTGCCGGTGGGGATGAGCCGCTCTTTGCCCGCAGCTGCGgggtgcaggggagggaggCAAAAGCAAATAGATGCCTGGCACGCAGCTCCCTTTAATAAACAGCTCTTTGTTAGCCGGTTTTAACTTCCAGAGCCGGCGGGAGCGCTGGGCGAGATGCTGAACCGCACCAAACCTCGTCTCTCCCCGAAAAATGAGAGGCTTTCTCACCCCCGGTGTGGAAGTGGTGACTTAAGGTGTGGGAtaaggagggaaaaggagccCCAAAGAAACTCGGCCCGGTTTAAGGCCGGGTTAAGCCGTGTTTAAGCTCCCCGCCGGCGATGCCCACCTGTTTGCCGGGGCCAGAGCAAACACGCACCGCACCagggtggggggaaaagaagagagaagaccCCCCCACAGCGGAAAGCCCCTCCTAGGGGTCCCCCGCCCTCCGCGCCCCGCTCACCTGGGGGGCCGGAGCCGccgggagcagcagcagcagcagcagcaggagcggggccagcagcaggagcgGGCGGCGGACCCGAGCCCCCGGCATGGTCCGCGGCTCCCCCGGGCTCTGCCGCCCGCCtctccccgccccggcccggcctcccCCGCTCCCCCCTGCGCGGGACAGGACGCGGCGCTTCCCCGCCCCGGGGAGACCGGTCCCCTCTCCCGCCCCCCGCCCTTCCCGGCGCGGCTTTTTCCAGGGGGATGCTCCGGGCATCCCCGAGCCACCGCCACCTCCTCTCGGGACACCAGGCAGGGCTCTGTCCCCTGCCAGCATCCCCCGGACTGTCCCGAGGACATGCGTGTCCACAACGGGACCCCTCCTCGCCCCCTGTGCCACCCCCTCCCCATACCCCTGTCCCAGCCCTTGTACCCCCTTTCCCAGTCCCTGcaccccttctccaggctgtacCCCCTTCAGGGGAGGTGGCCATGCAGTGCGCGGGGTCCCTGCTCCATCTGCTGGGCACGGCTGtagagcagcccctgctctggaAAGAGCAGAGATCcccattaaagaaaaaaatggaaaaaaagggggaaaaaaaaaaaaaaaaaagaagggacaAATGGGAAGGACCAGGGTAAGAGCAGGGTGGCTCCATCCCTCCTGACCCTCCCTTACAGACTCTTCTTTTCCAGTCCTTGCAACAAGACCAATGGTTTCCTGGGTACACAGACATGAACCTGCATTTGGGAGAAAGGAGTTTCGAAGCCCCCACTGATCCTGTTTAGGCTCCACGCTCACAATTTCTCATGGTGTGAAATCCCCCAGCGGGCTGGGGCCCAGGGCATGCAGAGGGGCACCCAGCCAAAAAGCATCAACAAATggtgaaaaaaaggagaaaaaaaggcgATGGCAAACTGGCTGCACCCTGGGTTGGTGGGCTGCACCCCACCTTGCTGTTTGGGGCAGGCACTGCCTGGATGGAGGGAAGCCAACCCCAAGTGGGGTGGCACAGGGCAGCTCCCCACAtctctgccctggctgtgctctCTTCCCCCTGGGGGGTCAGGGCTGCCTCTCACCTGTGCTGTGGGGAACTCACAGCCTCCTGCTACAGCAAAGCTAATAACAGCTTTTAATTAAACTCCTCCATGACTTCAGCCCAGGAAAGCTCCTGGGAAGGGCTGGACTGTGCTATGAAAATCatgcaggaagaaataaaaccctttattttattaaaatataccCTCTCTGTCCTTTTCTGGCAGCCCATTTCCACCAGGCTCCTGCTTTCACAGCAGCACTTCGGAGTCCTCCAGGCCGCTATCCGTGCGTGCCAGCCCAGATGCCAGTGAGCTGCCAGCAGGCAAGGTGCTGGCCTGGCTCCATGCCGAGTCCTCGCCAGTCGTCCCTGTCCCCTCAGGCAGCAGCGGGACATAGGCCTCCTCCACCAGGCcgctgagctgctcctccaggacATACCTCGTCCCCCATGGTTCACTGTGGTGGACATCCACAGCCACCAGCGCCGCTgaagctggggcagggcagggcttgGCAGCATCGCCAGGGTCCAAATCAGAGTCTGCTTGGGGGAAGCCTGAATCCTGGGTGGAATCCGGGCTCTCCTCGGGCAGGCTGGTGTTGATGTAGATGATGTCTCTGGATCTCCTGGGTAggctttccagcagcttctccaaaTGGACCTTCAGCTGTGAGAACGTCGGACGGGCAGCAGGGTCAGCTCTCCAGCACGCAGACATTATTTCATAGCTGGGAATCGAGAGAGGAGTGtggttatcatagaatcatggagtggtttggggtggaagggaccttagagatcatctagttgcaccccccagccatgggcagggacatctcccactagaccaggttgttcaaagccccatccaacctggccttgagcaccaGGTGCTGGGCTACGGGATTTACAGGGGCTAATTCCCTGCTTCTCTCCAAACTGAGCAAGCCAGTTCTGCTCCCAGGACACCCAGTCCCCCTCCTGTCCTTTCCACAGGTACCTGTTCCCAGGCTGGATGTCATAGGAATGCCCAGTGCCTGCTTTCTTCAGGAACAGGCATTGGAGAGGGGCCTTGGAGGATCTGTTGTGCCACTCTGAGCAGCTTTGCCAATTTGAGGGGTTTGTATTTGCAGCTTTTTGCCACAGTGAGGTTAAACATTTTCAATTATAACAGCACCAGTGAAAAactcaggaagaaaacacaggagaaaaaccCCTGCTGAACTGCTCAGAAATGCAAAGTTTTGAGGTTTGTCTTTCCAGATTCACGTTTTTTAGGCACTGGAGAGTACTAAGTAACTAGAGGGAGTTTTGTGGGGCAGAGAAGAGCATCACCAGCCACGACCTTCTGGCCAAAACCATCTTAATtacaaaatactaaataaaataagaaaaagccTGATTCCTCAGTGCAGAGGGcactgctcctctccctgcaggaccCAGCAAGGTGACCTCAGCAGTTCCCATGGTCCTCAGCCCTCTGCGCCAGCCCTGCATCCATCACTTTCTCCTGGGACATGCATTGGGATTTCTGTGTGCCAGTTTGCCTGGAATGAAGAGGATGCTTTGTCCTCCCTGGGTGATACATTGCTTTGGGATCTGGCTTTTATTAGGCACGTCAGAACCTGGAGATTATGCAAATATCAAAGGGCTTGaagtttttttaacatttgtcAAAGAAGATATAATTCTGACCAGCTTTCCTCTGAGAGTTAACCTGTGTTCTTGTAAGCTCTCTGCCTGTCAATaccacaaggaagaaaaggttaaatccttgcaatttaaaaaacaatccaGTCTTTAATAACTGGTGTTTCTGGGAGCTGTGGGAAAATTGGTGGAGGTGAGGTGGGAGGTGACTCCCTCTCCACTACAGACCCATCTTAAGCCACTTGGAGAGGCAGGTGGGAGTGCAGGTTGGATTGCGCTGCCATGTGCAGCTTTCTGCCAAATTTAGTGCTAAGCCACAAACCCACAGCACATGAATTTGTCATGTGCTGATCAAAAGGAGAGTCAGCAACCGAGAGCCACGCAGCACAAAGAGCAGAACCCCACAGAAACCACCTGCGCTAAGGGATAGGACATGCAGGTTGTTTGCAGGCAGAGGGTGAGCAAAGGGggctgtgctccagcccctaAGTGGAATTAGGAGACTCACAGCTCATCCAAGCAGCCCTCGGGCTTTTTCAGGCGCTGCCCATGGAAGAGGTACTCGTAGATCTCGTGGTTCTGCACCCCTGGGTAGGGCGTCATCCCTCGGGTGGCAATCTCCCACATAGTGACGCCGAATGCCCACTGTGGGGACAAAGGGAGAGACTGCTGAAAGAGCACTTCCAAGAGGAATGAATGAGGCTGTTCATGGGGAAAGGTCACTGCCCAGCGCCTGCCAGGCCCTCGCACAATGCTGAGAGCTCTcgctccagccctgccctccccaaaCTTGGCAATAGTAAGCCATGCCACAGAAGAGGCGAGTGGCCCACTCAACAAACATATTCCAGGGTGCTGTGCAGGCAGTGGAAGGTCAGTGTGTCCCATCAGCAAaagcctcctgctcctctggctgtCACAACTGTGACAAAGTGCAGACAACTCAACCCAGGGATGGGTCCCCAGCTCTGTCTtcctgccctcctggctgcccagcCACTGGGACATACCACATCACTCTTGGTGGTGTAGACACGGTCAGCCAGGGACTCAATGGCGATCCACTTCACTGGCATCTTGGCTATCCGGCCCTGGCGGTAGTAATCGCCACTGTAAATCTTCTTAGACAACCCAAAGTCTGCCACACACACCGTCATGTCATCCCGTAGCCTGCCAGGAGGGAACAGGGACAACATCAAAGAAGTTCAACAGGCCAAATTGTGAAGAAGAAACCCGAAGCTGAGATCTTTCCCCAGGGCTCTCAAGACCAGGGGCGGTTTTTTGTGGAGGAAGCCAAGTAGTGCTGTAAAACCACCAGGCTTCTGCTGGTGTTCATCAGTGGAAAACAAACTCACATGCAGTTTCGAGCTGCCAAATCCCTGTGGAGAAAGTGCCGGCTGCTGAGATACTCCATCCCCAGGGCAATATCAACCATGAACTTCACCAGCGTCTGCAGGGGCACAAACTGAGGAGGGAAGGTGCAGGTTAGACAGCACAAACCTGTTTGGATGATCCCTTTCCTAGCTTGTTTTTGGCTaaaaaacagctctgcagaaaaggacccaGGTGTAGAGCAAGTTGACCGCCGTTCAGCACCATGGCTTTGTGCCAATGAAGGCCAACCTTGTAGCCAGCTGCACTAGCAAGAGAGCAGCCAGCAGGTCCAGAGAAACTATTCTTCCCCTTAATTTGGCACTGGTGATATTTTGGATATCAGAAGAAACtgcactgaaagggtaattgaacactggaacaggctgcccttgAAGGTCATTGaatcactatccctggaggtgcttaaaagccatgtagatgtggtccTGAGGGATATGGCTTAGCACTGGACTCAGCAGAGTTGGGTTAATTGTTGGACTCAATGATgttcaaggtctcttccaaccagaCTTATTctgtgaggccacatctggatGCTGTGTCCCATTTGGGACTTCTCAGCAGAAGACATTTTGGTGCAAGCCCAGAGAAGACCACTGAGATGGGGGTGGAGGAGATGGTGTACATGGAGGAGCTGAGATAATTtggcttgttcagcctgaagaaggcaAGGTGAGAATCCTATGGGCTTGGTGGAGCTGGATTCTACCACTGCCACCCAGCAGAGGCAGGATTATGACCAAGTCCTCTTGATGTtctcaaaaaaacaaaggcagattTGTCACCAAAAGGGGCAAAGCCCCACCTCACAGACACAGgaccccctgctccccatgcTTGGTACCTGAGGGGCCATCTCCAGCCGCGA
The Apus apus isolate bApuApu2 chromosome 3, bApuApu2.pri.cur, whole genome shotgun sequence genome window above contains:
- the FBLN7 gene encoding fibulin-7, giving the protein MPGARVRRPLLLLAPLLLLLLLLLPAAPAPQSCLSRQQLLATIRQMQQLVKGQETRFTEGLRLMKSRLSTLHASLAKATPELPAASCPALQAPVDGKKFGTKYLVEHEVHFTCNPGFQLLGSSTRTCQANGSWSGQEPHCTEISECSSSPCQNGGTCLEGLNQYKCLCPQQWTGATCQYQAQMAPPAWSVTDDPAFSRQPRCAQIDRTQHCSCDPGFHMSGTAANGLCQDLNECEVYKREGGPRLCAHACVNLPGSYRCACPQGYVLLGDGKSCEDIDECALSQDNCTRGTTCINTGGSFQCVSPQCPPPTGNVTYVKTSLFQCERNPCPMESRSCHQAPKTISFHYLPLPSNLLTPTPLFRMATAAAPGRPGPDSLRFGIVGGNNRGHFVMQRSDRQTGELILVQSLKGPQTIQVDVDMSEYLDRVFQAKHVSKITVFVSAYEF